One Alphaproteobacteria bacterium genomic window, ACGCTTGCCGTCTGTCGCACGCGGTCATGGCTCCTTTCGGCGGCTGTTGGCGAGCCGGCCGTTCCTCTTATTTCTTGCCGCGGCCAGCCTCGTGCAGTGCAGCCACGCCGCCTTCTATGGCTTTGCGACGTTGCATTGGCGGACCACCGGCCACAGCGAGGCCATCATTGGTTTGCTCTGGGCCGAAGGCGTGGTGGTGGAGATCGTGCTGTTTGCCTTTGCCGGCAGCGTGGTGCGCCGGACGGGGATTGTGCGGCTGCTCGGCCTAGGTGCCGCGGCGGGCGTGTTGCGCTGGTTGGTCATGGGGCTAACCGTGGAGCTGTGGGCTCTGGCGCTGGTTCAGCTTCTGCACGCAGCGACCTACGGCTGCACGCACTTGGCTGCCATGTCTTTCCTGCAACGCGCCGTGCCCGATACGGTATCGGCAAGCGCCCAGGCGCTCTATTCCGCAATTGCCATGGGGGCCGTTCTGGCTCTGACGATGATGGCAGTGGGCGCCTTGTACGCCGCCGTTGCGGGCCAGGTGTTCTTCGTCATGGCGGCGATGACGCTGGTTGGTGGTGGCTTCGCGGTCTTGCTGGCGCGGGCCTGGGACGGCGGTGAGCTTCCGGTCACGATGCCGTCTCCCGCTTGAGCACAAAATGGCGGCCGCAATAGGGGCATTTCGAGGTCCTGTCCTTGCCGAGGCGTAGATAGACACGCGGGTGGCCAAACGCCCCACTGCCTCCGTCGCAGGAAAACACCGTGCTCTCTACCTCTGTCGTCTCGTCGGTCGCTATATTCATGTTCTCCTCTGTCGTTGGCTTCCAATTTAGCGCGGGCAACGCTGCTTGCCCAGCGATCCTCGCTAGCATAGGCTGCCGCTCCCCATGATCTCCAACTGCTTGCCAAAGAGCCCGACAGAATCCGTGCGTGCGCCCGCTATTTGCGCGCGCGCGCTGCGCAAGGTTTATGGTGCGGGCGTCGAAGCATTGAAGGGCATCGACCTCGACATTCCGGCGGGCTCCATCTTCGGTCTGTTGGGGCCGAACGGGGCCGGCAAGTCAACCTTCATCGATATTCTTGCCGGTCTCGTGCGCAAAACCTCTGGCCAGATTGAGATCTGGGGTCACGACATCGATACGGCTCGCCGCTCCGCCTCTAA contains:
- a CDS encoding MFS transporter, yielding MPDSSARGSPLGPRLIVGRLPVPVPVRLAAFYGAAFLMIGIYGPYWPIWLSSRGLGAGEIGLLLALSTWSKVLGSPLFASLVDRLGARRRVMLGLACAALAAFAFYASAGPFWALCLGAMLTGFVFPPLLPMIENMTLLASQIRRFDYGRVRLWGSITFIAGASGGGAWLAGRSEGWIPVMMLGAGILIVLAAAGLPDVRLPSVARGHGSFRRLLASRPFLLFLAAASLVQCSHAAFYGFATLHWRTTGHSEAIIGLLWAEGVVVEIVLFAFAGSVVRRTGIVRLLGLGAAAGVLRWLVMGLTVELWALALVQLLHAATYGCTHLAAMSFLQRAVPDTVSASAQALYSAIAMGAVLALTMMAVGALYAAVAGQVFFVMAAMTLVGGGFAVLLARAWDGGELPVTMPSPA
- a CDS encoding zinc-finger domain-containing protein codes for the protein MNIATDETTEVESTVFSCDGGSGAFGHPRVYLRLGKDRTSKCPYCGRHFVLKRETAS